In Haematobia irritans isolate KBUSLIRL chromosome 1, ASM5000362v1, whole genome shotgun sequence, a genomic segment contains:
- the LOC142220620 gene encoding uncharacterized protein LOC142220620: MSDKHGQGAAQWSKGALATTAPKQQNQQGISPIYNTNVGAALTALYGSGATHHGGNQHEVLSYASARFQAPPPLDPHAASSSTTSSPSSHSVPQPSTSNVPVPSGFVPPPFVAASSIAVTTSVLTPNPYAVSSLTAQSAILATSSHTHQSSQQFIGPNVTPQHMHAHFTMDQFQHLNAQQQFELGKLMAAASFGSNQMGSVGTTNLASSIGGQQMTTSTITAAPPTTQSAHAAQTSTTSSRQPSTFTSVVDVPNSSGGSGNGGGAINSQLAEQVISTISTGSSGSKLAPTPIHGRLMGLGVSAPNEEKLRRIQEVVESAISDHAKQQIVQILDRISTLRPVEKLLLYLRLPGEQPETDPLRQPQNPLGTRSEINYTINWVRTHLEQDPQVSIPKQDVYNDYLVYCDRLKIKPLSTADFGKVMKQVFPGIRPRRLGTRGHSRYCYAAMRKTSKLPAPHLPTLSSIKDESDGTAEVANVNISNSEDDDSWVVIKRWAENVLHVKVNDVKDLANQIKTGGNVPPALSGHGHATYTGTPKTTNAMHKKYAQREPKEKRVMADMGPLKKRRKKKRKGSSSSESSCQQSNTASGEQHIQPQLSPANSSRSSHQNTLSPQIYIDDGQKSLPVVNIKQEVIDSPIYSTSVGVSQTDSDTKHLGTYQSQLTSNHQHQTMPINLASRPPPPVAASTSAFEQVRPPLNTTNSSPNASAVKNLTPKIMELAVENPITSASPPPSQAIIKEEVGIDDYNTSNIFCKKVRKAHQTKGFWVNSPTSNKTITPTTNIPIITTTASTPPPVPASVITSPNNSGNSSTLDTAGAVITTNYSMGPPTQMAPSTSPNSQALAEDGMSQPKVVSRNLQELRAKKLLTAHHATSSSSCDPPDLSAVKDAADLPENLGLPRERVISICNMDKHELDDYFLPVEEENSEDQETELLQYFQMGDAEEKLTKISSSDAKRNSYPTVPVQVMSSTPASTSTSMVTMSNTTTTSSSSSSVKQMLTMTNANKRDGSVTNEQSNFKPTKQLSQQALNYLRSSQQTTSLKREPVSKCMSSNTETPSVGTASASLEQIIPPKHQNSKLQQQPMQNHQTLGNHQQLHLQQPQPPMRGSYKRKINLNSSASSDITAARRNYSFLPISPNINTTSSSVVAANNTGFFASPSFNRLLTKQQSLDSESSSDPMIGATRRRKTYISSMTSASAPPSPSVLKQQHEQQLFPLAQNVLEQWTTTGFGNASGNNSNVAVLGDQNSLDLDLFGEAAASNICDNQNLKNNCGTIVSTINENNISVNNDNILNDLTQRSRSVPLSQLQRSHSPTFNRTFHMGTGGGGVSAAYSACNSLAQTPVPSEFIDSVTMLSENSCSQQSVSVKLEDVNNAGVSALLDEVDVSEILSSPDFVTKFSSMSQSGGIGTKTSCSSAGSSSGYSSAGQSLSLSSYGSNGNGVGSSGIMSTSSTSISRSVPSTPIPHQNPQNIFGGNGNTFYRRRNNCQPLSSGTFMSNFSSSGKYGYGNMSSQLSRSACDISKSMPSTPITTTPSSFRYSPSEFTRDFLLNGNTIDDSITSSFGTVGPDHLLSSDVVGVVDGPLHSDSLLNGVDDPSVISSAEGGVISPDFSVEPDTSVLVGAGGGGGLGTGVSAGGESVVIGVGSDILDNL; this comes from the exons ATGTCCGACAAGCATGGACAAGGAGCAGCACAGTGGTCGAAAGGTGCTTTGGCAACGACAGCACCAAAACAGCAGAATCAACAGGGTATATCACCGATTTACAATACAAATGTAGGAGCAGCTCTGACAGCACTATATGGCAGTGGTGCCACCCATCACGGTGGTAATCAACATGAGGTACTTTCATATGCTTCGGCCCGCTTTCAAGCTCCACCGCCTTTGGATCCCCATGCAGCTTCGTCATCCAcaacatcatcaccatcatcacatTCTGTGCCACAACCCTCAACCTCTAATGTACCTGTTCCTAGCGGATTTGTGCCACCACCTTTTGTAGCTGCGTCATCTATTGCTGTTACGACATCAGTACTAACACCGAATCCGTACGCCGTATCATCGCTTACAGCACAAAGTGCGATTTTGGCGACTTCAAGCCATACACATCAATCTTCCCAGCAATTTATAGGTCCAAATGTAACTCCTCAACATATGCATGCCCATTTCACCATGGATCAGTTCCAACATTTAAATGCCCAACAACAATTCGAACTTGGCAAATTGATGGCAGCAGCATCGTTTGGTTCCAATCAAATGGGATCCGTAGGAACAACAAATTTAGCGTCTTCTATTGGCGGACAACAAATGACGACATCTACAATAACTGCAGCTCCACCCACAACTCAATCGGCACATGCTGCACAAACTTCAACAACTTCATCCCGTCAGCCAAGTACATTTACATCTGTTGTAGATGTTCCCAATAGCTCTGGAGGCAGTGGCAATGGTGGAGGTGCTATCAATAGTCAATTGGCCGAGCAAGTCATTAGCACAATTAGTACTGGTAGTTCGGGCTCGAAACTTGCTCCAACTCCCATTCATGGGCGACTTATGGGCTTGGGCGTGAGTGCACCAAATGAAGAGAAGCTACGTCGGATACAAGAGGTTGTAGAATCTGCCATAAG CGATCATGCCAAACAACAAATCGTACAAATTTTAGATCGTATATCTACTTTGAGACCAGTTGAGAAACTTTTACTCTATTTACGACTGCCTGGCGAACAACCAGAAACCG atCCATTACGCCAACCACAAAATCCTTTAGGTACACGATCTGAGATTAATTACACAATCAATTGGGTTCGAACACACTTGGAACAGGATCCACAAGTTTCAATACCAAAACAGGATGTCTACAATGACTATCT cgTCTATTGCGATCGTCTGAAAATTAAACCCTTATCTACAGCCGATTTTGGAAAAGTTATGAAACAAGTTTTCCCGGGTATACGACCTAGGCGTTTGGGTACTAGAGGTCATTCACGTTATTGTTATGCGGCTATGCGCAAAACTAGTAAATTGCCTGCACCACATCTACCCACTTTATCTTCCATAAAAGATGAATCCGATGGAACAGCTGAAGtggcaaatgtaaatatttccaattcagAAGATGATGATTCATGGGTAGTGATAAAACGATGGGCTGAAAATGTTTTACATGttaaagtgaatgatgtgaaagATTTAGCGAATCAAATTAAAACGGGTGGTAATGTACCACCTGCATTAAGTGGACACGGTCATGCAACATATACGGGAACACCAAAAACAACTAATGCAATGCACAAGAAATATGCACAAAGGGAACCAAAAGAAAAGCGTGTCATGGCG GATATGGGACCATTGAAGAAACGTCGAAAGAAGAAACGCAAGGGTTCATCATCCTCAGAATCCAGTTGTCAACAATCGAATACAGCTAGTGGCGAACAACATATTCAGCCACAATTGTCACCTGCAAATAGTTCAAGGAGTAGCCATCAAAACACATTGTCTCCGCAAATCTACATTGACGATGGACAAAAATCATTACCAGTTGTTAACATAAAACAAGAAGTTATTGATTCACCAATTTATTCAACAAGTGTGGGTGTTTCACAAACGGATAGCGATACCAAACACCTGGGCACATATCAATCGCAGTTGACTTCTAACCATCAACACCAGACTATGCCAATTAATTTAGCCTCCAGACCCCCTCCACCGGTTGCAGCTTCTACTAGTGCTTTCGAACAGGTGAGACCACCATTAAATACGACCAATTCCAGCCCTAATGCATCAGCAGTGAAAAATTTAACGCCTAAAATTATGGAACTTGCTGTTGAAAATCCCATAACATCTGCGTCACCGCCTCCAAGTCAAGCTATTATAAAAGAAGAGGTTGGAATAGATGATTACAATACATccaatatattttgtaaaaaggtACGAAAAGCACATCAAACGAAAGGTTTTTGGGTAAATTCCCCAACATCAAATAAAACCATAACTCCAACGACAAATATTCCGATTATAACCACCACAGCTTCAACACCACCCCCAGTGCCGGCAAGTGTTATTACATCGCCGAATAACAGTGGCAATAGTAGCACTTTAGATACTGCTGGTGCTGTGATTACAACCAATTATTCCATGGGCCCACCGACACAAATGGCCCCATCCACAAGTCCTAATAGCCAAGCACTAGCAGAAGATGGGATGAGTCAGCCCAAAGTGGTTTCTAGAAACTTACAAGAGTTACGGGCTAAGAAGCTACTAACTGCACACCATGCAACATCTTCGTCGTCTTGCGATCCGCCTGATTTAAGTGCAGTAAAAGATGCTGCCGATTTACCAGAAAACTTAGGGTTACCTCGTGAGAGGGTAATAAGTATTTGTAATATGGACAAACATGAATTAGATGATTATTTTCTACCCGTGGAAGAGGAGAATTCTGAAGATCAAGAAACGGAATTGCTTCAATATTTTCAGATGGGAGACGCTgaggaaaaattaacaaaaatttcttcctCTGATGCTAAGCGAAACAGTTATCCAACAGTACCAGTTCAGGTGATGTCATCGACTCCAGCTTCGACATCTACATCCATGGTAACGATGTCTAATACGAcgacaacatcatcatcatcatcgtcggtaaagcaaatgttaacaatgaCGAATGCAAATAAACGTGATGGTTCTGTTACCAATGAACAATCCAACTTTAAACCAACGAAACAACTATCTCAACAGGCTCTAAACTATTTAAGAAGTTCTCAACAAACTACCAGCCTAAAGAGAGAACCAGTTAGCAAATGTATGTCATCAAATACAGAAACGCCCTCTGTTGGAACTGCCTCAGCGTCTCTAGAACAAATAATACCCCCTAAgcatcaaaattcaaaattgcagCAACAACCAATGCAAAATCATCAAACACTTGGAAACCATCAACAATTGCATTTGCAACAACCTCAACCACCTATGAGGGGCTCGTACAAacgaaaaattaatttgaattcgTCGGCATCGTCGGATATCACTGCGGCAAGAAGGAATTACAGTTTTCTACCAATATCACCAAATATAAATACCACATCGTCATCGGTTGTAGCGGCGAATAACACGGGATTTTTTGCAAGTCCCAGTTTTAATCGTCTGTTAACAAAACAACAGTCCTTGGATAGTGAATCCTCTTCTGATCCAATGATAGGGGCCACACGCCGGCGAAAAACATACATTTCCTCAATGACTTCGGCTTCGGCACCACCCAGCCCCTCAGTTTTGAAGCAACAACACGAACAACAATTATTTCCATTGGCTCAAAATGTATTGGAGCAATGGACAACTACAGGATTCGGTAATGCGTCTGGCAATAACTCGAATGTAGCTGTTTTGGGTGATCAAAATTCTTTGGATTTAGATTTATTTGGAGAAGCAGCTGCGTCTAATATATGCGataaccaaaatttgaaaaacaactgTGGTACCATTGTCTCTACTATAAATGAGAACAACATTTCGGTTAACAATGATAACATCTTAAACGATTTGACTCAACGATCTCGCTCAGTGCCCTTGTCACAACTACAACGTTCACATTCGCCCACCTTTAATCGAACATTTCATATGGGTACTGGTGGAGGTGGTGTATCCGCGGCTTATTCGGCATGTAATTCATTGGCCCAAACTCCAGTACCATCCGAATTTATAGATTCTGTTACCATGCTTTCGGAGAATAGTTGCAGTCAACAAAGTGTTTCAGTAAAGCTTGAAGATGTTAACAATGCCGGCGTAAGCGCTTTATTGGATGAGGTAGATGTAAGCGAAATCTTATCGTCGCCAGATTTTGTTACAAAGTTCTCCAGCATGTCACAAAGTGGAGGTATAGGAACAAAAACCTCTTGTTCCTCAGCGGGTTCATCGTCCGGTTATAGTAGTGCAGGTCAATCGTTATCGCTGAGTAGCTATGGAAGCAATGGAAATGGTGTTGGAAGTAGTGGTATCATGTCGACGTCATCAACATCTATTTCTCGGTCTGTTCCTTCGACACCTATTCCTCACCAAAATCCCCAAAACATATTCGGAGGTAATGGAAACACCTTTTATCGCAGACGCAATAATTGTCAACCTTTAAGCAGTGGTACCTTTATGTCCAACTTTTCATCATCGGGAAAATACGGTTACGGTAATATGAGCTCCCAACTATCTAGGTCAGCGTGTGATATATCAAAATCAATGCCTTCCACACCGATTACAACTACCCCAAGTAGCTTCCGTTATAGTCCGTCGGAATTCACAAGAGATTTCCTATTAAATGGCAATACTATCGATGACAGCATAACATCATCATTTGGAACGGTAGGTCCTGATCATCTATTGAGCTCTGATGTGGTTGGTGTGGTCGATGGTCCACTACATTCGGATTCCTTACTTAATGGAGTGGACGACCCATCGGTCATTAGTAGTGCCGAGGGTGGTGTGATTTCCCCAGACTTTTCCGTTGAACCAGACACATCTGTCTTAGTTGGTGCTGGTGGTGGTGGCGGTTTGGGTACTGGAGTATCAGCTGGAGGTGAGTCAGTTGTTATTGGTGTGGGTTCAGATATTTTGGACAATTTGTAG